From the Manihot esculenta cultivar AM560-2 chromosome 3, M.esculenta_v8, whole genome shotgun sequence genome, one window contains:
- the LOC110610358 gene encoding helicase sen1 isoform X3 produces MGSRGRPLFDLNEPPAEDDEETDRVICLQPQKALPSPFVRPKVVHSPEEASEQKKMGDENPNFVSSLKTSNGDGTRAASSLVSGSADPGAVEREEGEWSDVEGSAGASAGNSLHVLGKASKDQGKSELICSASDTAIKDISGSTKVTDYNRFEISGRASHGMDQCLNDQKSNSIQNSDSNANGDASMDGQEDTAFVPKAREVKGVEANHALKYANHMGKRKIDQHKEAMLGKKRNRQTMLINIDEVKQAGPIKSSTPRRQPTTIRTVKEVRSVPPPAEHGEKHNQPMFKDHKQVGLSCNEGGTAAEFCQPKSECNGDISSGHQAKPRRLNNDSDFSGEAHLPPIPRQISWKQPADLRRQRRNPVLMSQSSMESKMGNKKNLPAKKPALISTPYQDTSVERLIREVTNEKFWHHPEESELQCIPGRFESVEEYVKVFEPLLFEECRAQLYSTWEELTETNTHVMVRVKSIERRERGWYDVIVLPVSECKWTFKEGDVAVLSTPRPGTAVRTKRSNTSSYEDDDEPEISGRVAGTVRRHIPFDTRDPHGAILHFFVGDSYDPYSKADEDHILRKLQPRCTWYLTVLGSLATTQREYVALHAFCRLNSQMQTAILKPSPDHFPKYEQQTPAMPECFTQNFVDHLHRTFNGPQLAAIQWAAMHTAAGTSSGMTKRQDPWPFTLVQGPPGTGKTHTVWGMLNVIHLVQYQHYYTSLLKKLAPQSYKQADESNSGNIAMGSIDEVLHNMDQNIFRSLSKLCPKPRMLVCAPSNAATDELLARVLDRGFIDGEMKVYRPDVARVGVDSQSRAAQAVSVERRTEQLLVKSREEVSKWMQDLRGQEAYFSGQIADLQNKLSMAAADGRSQGSVGVDPDILMARDQNRDALLQNLAAAVENRDKVLVEISRLLILEARFRGGSNFNLEEARASLEASFANEAEIVFTTVSSSGRKLFARLTHGFDMVVIDEAAQASEVAVLPPLALGAARCVLVGDPQQLPATVISKAAGTLMYSRSLFERFQQAGCPTMLLSVQYRMHPQIRDFPSRHFYQGRLTDSESVVNLPEEMYYKDPLLRPYLFYDVTYGRESHRGGSVSYQNIHEAQLCVQLYEHLQKTLKSFGLGRISVGIITPYKLQLKCLQHEFSAILKSEEGKDIYINTVDAFQGQERDVIIMSCVRASNHGVGFVADIRRMNVALTRAKRALWVMGNANSLVQSDDWAALINDAKARSCYMDMDSLPKEFFVSKGMQGKSTNTRGLRIGGPRHRSMDIHVESRSGTPSEDDDSSSATVISRNGSYRPFKPLMDNSLDDFDHLGDKSRDAWQYGVQKKPSSSGIKRDS; encoded by the exons ATGGGTTCTCGAGGAAGGCCACTATTTGATCTTAATGAACCCCCTGCCGAGGATGATGAGGAGACTGATCGCGTCATCTGCTTGCAGCCGCAGAAGGCTCTTCCCTCT CCTTTTGTTCGGCCCAAGGTTGTCCACAGCCCTGAAGAAGCTTCTGAACAAAAGAAAATGGGAGATGAGAATCCCAATTTTGTATCTTCACTAAAAACAAGTAATGGTGATGGCACAAGAGCAGCATCATCATTAGTTTCAGGTTCTGCAGATCCTGGAGCTGTAGAAAGAGAAGAAGGGGAGTGGTCTGACGTAGAAGGTTCTGCTGGTGCATCTGCTGGGAATAGTCTCCATGTGTTGGGCAAAGCTTCAAAAGATCAAGGCAAGTCTGAGTTGATATGTAGTGCTTCTGATACTGCTATCAAGGACATTTCTGGCAGTACCAAAGTCACTGATTATAACAGGTTTGAAATTAGTGGCCGTGCTTCACATGGTATGGATCAGTGTCTGAATGATCAGAAGAGTaacagcattcaaaattcagatAGCAATGCTAATGGTGATGCATCCATGGATGGTCAGGAAGACACTGCATTTGTTCCAAAAGCAAGAGAAGTTAAAGGTGTTGAAGCAAATCATGCACTCAAGTATGCCAATCATATGGGGAAGAGGAAGATAGACCAACATAAAGAAGCTATGCTAGGGAAGAAGCGAAATAGGCAGACCATGTTAATTAATATAGATGAAGTTAAGCAAGCAGGCCCTATCAAATCTTCAACACCAAGAAGGCAGCCAACTACCATCCGAACTGTGAAGGAAGTTCGCTCTGTCCCTCCACCTGCTGAACATGGGGAAAAGCATAATCAACCAATGTTCAAGGATCATAAACAAGTTGGCTTATCATGCAATGAAGGGGGCACTGCTGCCGAGTTCTGCCAGCCCAAAAGTGAATGCAATGGTGATATAAGTTCTGGGCATCAAGCGAAGCCTAGGAGGCTGAACAATGATTCAGATTTTTCTGGAGAAGCACACCTACCACCCATTCCAAGACAGATTTCATGGAAGCAGCCTGCTGATCTGAGGCGGCAAAGAAGGAACCCAGTTCTGATGAGCCAAAGCTCCATGGAGTCAAAGATGGGAAACAAGAAAAACCTCCCTGCCAAGAAGCCAGCTTTAATCAGTACCCCATATCAAGACACATCAGTAGAACGTCTCATACGGGAGGTGACTAATGAGAAGTTTTGGCATCATCCAG AGGAGTCTGAGCTTCAATGCATTCCTGGGCGATTCGAATCTGTTGAAGAATATGTCAAGGTATTTGAGCCTTTGCTTTTTGAGGAATGCCGAGCACAACTTTATAGCACATGGGAAGAGTTGACTGAAACAAATACACATGTAATGGTTCGTGTGAAGAGCATTGAAAGACGAGAAAGAG GATGGTATGATGTTATAGTCCTTCCAGTGAGTGAGTGCAAATGGACATTCAAGGAGGGTGATGTTGCAGTTCTTTCGACGCCTAGGCCTGGAACAG CAGTCAGAACCAAGAGGAGCAACACCTCATCATATGAGGATGATGACGAACCTGAGATCAGTGGACGTGTGGCTGGTACTGTTAGACGGCATATCCCTTTCGATACTCGTGACCCTCATGGTGCAATCCTCCATTTTTTTGTTGGGGACTCGTATGACCCTTACAG TAAGGCTGATGAAGATCATATTCTGAGGAAACTCCAGCCCAGATGTACCTGGTATCTAACGGTGCTTGGTTCTCTTGCAACCACTCAGCGAGAGTATGTCGCTTTACATGCATTTTGCCGTCTCAATTCACAG ATGCAAACTGCAATCTTAAAGCCCAGTCCTGACCACTTCCCAAAATATGAGCAACAGACACCTGCCATGCCTGAATGCTTcacacagaattttgttgaTCATTTGCATCGGACCTTCAATGGACCTCAGCTGGCAGCAATCCAATGGGCTGCAATGCATACGGCTGCTGGTACAAGTAGTGGGATGACAAAGAGGCAAGATCCATGGCCCTTCACCCTTGTTCAAGGGCCTCCAGGAACAGGTAAGACACACACAGTCTGGGGAATGCTAAACGTCATCCATTTGGTTCAATATCAGCATTACTACACTTCTTTGCTTAAGAAACTGGCACCCCAGAGCTACAAGCAAGCTGATGAGAGCAATTCTGGCAACATTGCAATGGGTTCAATTGATGAAGTTCTTCATAACATGGACCAGAATATCTTCCGCTCTCTTTCAAAGCTCTGTCCAAAGCCCAGAATGTTAGTTTGTGCTCCTTCTAATGCTGCAACAGACGAGCTTCTTGCCCGTGTTCTTGATCGTGGTTTTATTGATGGTGAGATGAAAGTATATCGGCCTGATGTGGCCAGAGTTGGGGTTGATTCACAATCACGTGCTGCCCAGGCAGTTTCTGTTGAGAGGAGAACTGAACAATTGTTAGTCAAGAGTCGTGAGGAAGTCTCAAAGTGGATGCAAGATTTAAGAGGTCAGGAAGCATATTTCTCCGGGCAAATAGCTGACCTTCAAAACAAACTTAGCATGGCAGCTGCTGATGGTCGTTCCCAAGGATCTGTTGGTGTTGATCCTGATATTCTTATGGCTCGGGATCAGAACCGAGATGCATTGCTGCAGAACCTTGCAGCAGCTGTTGAAAACAGAGATAAAGTTCTAGTTGAGATTTCTCGCCTTCTCATTTTAGAGGCCAGGTTCCGTGGTGGTAGCAACTTCAATCTGGAGGAAGCCCGTGCTAGTTTAGAGGCAAGTTTTGCCAATGAGGCTGAGATTGTTTTCACCACTGTCTCTAGCAGTGGTCGAAAGTTGTTTGCTCGACTTACACATGGTTTTGATATGGTAGTTATTGATGAGGCAGCCCAAGCCAGTGAAGTAGCTgttcttcctcccctagctctTGGTGCTGCACGTTGCGTTCTTGTAGGGGATCCCCAACAACTTCCCGCAACAGTTATCAGCAAGGCTGCTGGAACCTTAATGTATAGTAGAAGTCTTTTTGAAAGGTTTCAACAAGCAGGATGTCCAACAATGTTATTATCTGTCCAGTATAGGATGCATCCTCAAATTCGAGATTTCCCTTCACGGCATTTCTACCAAGGCCGTCTTACTGACAGTGAAAGTGTTGTTAACTTACCTGAGGAGATGTATTACAAGGACCCTTTACTTAGACCTTACTTATTCTATGATGTTACTTATGGGCGGGAGTCCCACAGGGGTGGATCTGTATCGTATCAGAACATACATGAAGCACAGTTATGTGTGCAGTTATATGAGCATCTTCAGAAAACTCTGAAATCCTTCGGTTTGGGGAGGATCTCTGTCGGCATAATCACCCCGTACAAGCTGCAATTGAAATGTCTTCAACATGAATTTTCAGCAATTTTAAAGTCAGAAGAAGGGAAAGACATATATATCAACACTGTAGATGCTTTTCAAGGCCAGGAACGGGATGTCATTATTATGTCTTGTGTACGTGCTTCAAATCATGGTGTTGGCTTTGTTGCTGATATTCGCCGTATGAACGTTGCTCTCACACGGGCAAAAAGGGCATTATGG GTTATGGGGAATGCAAATTCTCTGGTGCAATCTGATGATTGGGCTGCATTAATCAATGATGCTAAAGCAAGAAGCTGCTATATGGACATGGACTCTCTTCCCAAGGAGTTCTTTGTTTCAAAGGGAATGCAGGGCAAATCCACCAATACACGGGGTTTGAGAATAGGTGGGCCAAGACACAGATCTATGGATATCCACGTGGAGTCCAGATCAGGAACACCATCAGAAGATGATGATAGTTCAAGTGCAACTGTGATTTCTAGGAATGGGAGTTATAGGCCCTTTAAGCCACTAATGGACAATTCACTAGATGATTTTGACCATTTGGGTGATAAATCAAGAGACGCTTGGCAATATGGTGTACAGAAGAAGCCAAGTTCTTCTGGAATTAAGAGAGACTCGTAG